GGACTCTCCGCCCACCATGACCTCGTAGGTGATGGGATTACCTGCGGCCGTCACCAGACCATCACGGATGTGGTGAACCACATCCAGCACACAGGCCACTTCCCCGATGCGATAGCGGCGTGCCAGATCGATGAAGATGTCACTCATCACCCGCCAGAACAGGCCGAGCGCATAGATCGTCGTCATTGACCGGATCGCCTCCGGCGCGAATCCCGGATAGAGGGTGTTCACCAAACGCAGAAGCGGATCCCGCTTGGAGCGCAGGGCAATCACGCGGCGGCATACATCCTGGAAGGGCTCTGAATCGAAATAGGCATCCATCCCACCGGTGCCATGCCAGAACATCGCCTTCTGGCAGTACTCGGCATATTCGAAATTGATGCGGTCGCCCATCAGGTGCTCCCAGAGGCGCTTGGCAGTCAACCCTTCGTGAAAGAAGCGGAACACCGGGAACGGGTTGAGAAGCTGGGTCTTACCCTGATGAACCAGGTTGCAGCTGTAGGCATCCAGCACGAGGCCATAGCTCTCCAGCACGTTGACCACCTGCAGCAGATGATCAGGGGTGTCAGCAAGAAGCGGTGTATCCGAGAGCAGGCGCCTGATCAGTTCCTCCTGATCGGGGAGCGTGGGTTCAGTGGCTTGAGGTCGGGCAGTGGTGGTCATGAGAGCCCTCCAGGCTGGACCAGTGTGGCGAGTTCACTGAGCTGGGCGGTGGCTGGCTGGCTCAGGCCCACGAGCAGATTGGGAACGACACCAAGCAGAAGGATCAGCAAAGACATCGAAAGAGCAGGAATCTGCTGAGCGAAAGGAACCTGATTGAGAATCTTTGGATTCTGATTGGCGCCGGGAGCCACCGCAAGACGACCGAAGAAGGCACGGTTCACCAGCAGCAAGAAGTACACAGCTGTGAGACCTGAACCGACCATGGACAGAAGGGTGGCCACAGGGAACATTTCGAAACTGCCCTTGAACACCAGGAACTCGGAAATGAAGCCGGCCATGCCGGGGATGCCTGCACTGGCCATGACACCGATGATCATCAGAGTGCCAGTGAGTGGCAGACCACGCTGAGGATTCAGCAGCCCCCTCAGCACATTCAGATCACGGGTGCCGGTGCGTTCATAAACGACACCCACCGCAAGGAAGAGAACCGCTGAGATCAAACCGTGACTGACCATCTGAAACAGAGCACCAATCAGCGCGAGGGGGGTGGCCGCAGCGGCGGCGAGCAACACATAGCCCATATGGCCCACGGAGCTGTAGGCCACCATCCGCTTCATATCGGTCTGGGCAATGGCTGCCAGCGATCCATACAGCACTGAAACGGCAGCCCAGCCAGCCAGCCATGGAGCGGCCACGGACCAGGCCTCCGGGAAAAGGCCGAGGCAGAAACGCAGAAGGCCATAGGTGCCCAGCTTGAGCAAGACCCCGGCCAGCAGTACTGAAACTGGCGTGGACGCCTCGGTGTGCGCATCTGGAAGCCAGGTGTGGAAAGGGAAAAGGGGAATCTTGATCCCGAAGCCGATCAGCAGACAGGTCATCAGGACCAGCTGGCTGGTCAATCCCATCTGAGTCGTGAGGATCGGGCGAATTCCGAAATCAACGCTTCCCGTGACTAAGGCGATCCCCAGGAAGGCCGCCAGAATCAGCACGCCGGACACGGCGGTGACAATCAAGAACTTGGTGGAGGCATAGGCCCTGTTGGCGCCACCCCAGATGGCGATGAGCAGCCAGAGAGGAATCAGTTCCAGTTCATAGAACAGGAAGAAGAGCAGAAGGTTCTGAGCAAGAAAGGCTCCATTCACAGCTCCACTGATCACCAGCAGAAGGGCGAAATACACGCGGGGGCGATTCTCAACTGAGCGCGAGGCAGCTGCTGCCACGAGGCAGAGCACCCCATTCATCAGCACCAGCGGGAGCGACAGACCATCAACTCCGAGGCTGAATTCCAGGCCCATCTGCGGAAGCCAGGGAAGAATCTCCATCAGCTGCTGGCCGGGCTCGACAGCCGAAAAGGGGATCAGCAGACCAAAACTGAGCAGGCACTGGACCGCGAGGGTGACCAGGGTGAAGGTCCGACTGCGACCGACACTCTCAGAATTATCGGAACTGTCTGCATCCGGCAGAACACAGATCAACAATGCGCCCAGGAAGGGGATCAGAAGAAGAATCGTCAGCATGATGACCTCACTGCAGAACCCAGCTCAGAGACATGAGCAGCAGCACGATGGCGCCGATCACGGTGAGCACATACGACTGGGTCTGACCACTGATGCTCAGCTTCAGGCCTTCGGCACTCGACAGGGAGAAGCGTGCCAAACCATGCAGCACGCCATCGACGACATTGCGGTCAAACCAGCCGGCGAGCTGCGAGAAGGTGGCCACCACATTGACAATGGTGACTCGGTAAAAACGCTCGGTGTAGAAGTCGTAGGCGAGCAGATCCTGAAACCAGCGAAGAATCGGATTGAGCGAGCGTGACCAGGCTTTGTTGAGCGGAACGAGAGCCCCGACAATCAACCCGGCAGCACCACTCGACACCACCAGAGCAGCCGCCCAGAAGGGGAAGGCCAGCAGACCATCGAGGGATTCCAGACGGATCAGCAGGAACGGCGTCAGCACAACGATCACGGTGAGAGCCACCATCGGCAGCGCCATCTGCCAGTTGATCTCAGCGGCTCGACGGGTCTTGGCAAGTGATGGACCAAGGAACACCAGGCGGAACACCCGGGTGAGGTTCAACGCTGTGAGGGCATTGGTGATCAGAAATACCGGCACGAACACCACAGCTCTGGCTCCGACCAACTCCACAGCTTGGGCAAGGCAGAGGAATCCACCGAGTGGAAGCAATCCAACGAGCCCAGCGCCACCAACCAGAAAGGCGCCTGTCGTGGCGGGCATACGACTGGCCAAACCGCCGAGCTCGGTGATGTCCTGACAATTGGTCGAGGCGATCACCCCACCGACACTCATCGACAGGAGAGCCTTCGACACGGCGTGGGCATAGAGCAGCAGCAATGCCAGCACGGGCACCTGCAGAGAAATGGCAATGAACACCAGACCGAGATAAGCCGTCGTGGAGTACGACAGCGTGCGCTTGATATCAACCTGGGCAATCGAAACAAGGGAACCGCCGACGGCGCTGATCGTGCCAATCACCTGAAGCACCACGAGAGTCACAGGCGCGTGCTGCAACAGGGGCATGACCTTGAGCAGCACGATCGCTCCACAGGTCACCACAACGGAATTGCGCAGAATCGAGGCAGGGTTCGGACCCTCCATGGCCTCATCAAGCCAGAGGTGCATGGGGAACTGGGCACACTTGCCGGTTGGTCCTGCCACCAGTCCAAGACCGAGCAGAGTTGCAGCCAATGGCGTCAGGGTGTCCTGGGCCGACCAGCTGTAGAGATCATCGAAGCTCGTAACGCCTGACCAGGCGGTGAGGGCCACCACACTCATCAACAACATCACGTCACCGACGCGTTTGGTTAGAAACGCGTCGCGGGCTGCAGTGACCACCAACGGCTGGGCATACCAGAAGCCCACCAGCAGATAGGTCGACAGGGTGAGCATCTCCAGAAGGAAATAGCTCTGAAATAACGAATCGCTCAGCACAACTCCCGACATCGCTCCCTCGAAGAAACCGAGCAGGGCAAAGAAGCGAGCTAGCGCCCATTCCTTGTCGAGGTACCCCAGCGAATAGATCTGGGAGAGAAGGCTCAGGCCAGTGATCAGCTCAAGAGCGGAAACATTGGTGAGCGAAAGGCTGAAACTGATCTCAAGATTGAGATCACCCACAGTCAGCCAGGGCATGCCGATCAAGGCAGGACCGTTGGCCATGACCTCCCTGAGCACAAGACTGCCGTGAACCACGGCCAGCAGGGTTAGCAGGATATTGAGATACGCCGGAGGTCGATGGGCATCTCGACGGAACCATCCGAAGGCCCAGGGAAGGGACACCAGCATCCCGGCGAATCCATAAAGAGGAATCAACCAGGCGGTCTGAAGAGGCAGCGAAAGAGCTGTAGTCAAAAGCAACGAGACCTGAAGGGCAGTTGTGGTTCGTGTTGGCCGGGGAATCTAGTCCGAAATGATGCAGAGAGACGTTATTGATCAACTACGCCTTCGCACATTGGTCGGCACAAGCGCAGGCTCCACTTCCTGATGGGGACGGGCAATGATGTGGGCCGCCACGAGGCCGTCGCCCACACGCTCACAAGCATCAGCACCTGCACGCACCGCGGCGTTCACGGCACCGGTCTCACCGCGCACCATCACCGTGACGTAGCCGCCACCGACATATTCACGGCTGATCAGCTGCACTTCGGCAGCCTTCGTCATGGCGTCGGCAGCCTCGATGGCTGGCACCATGCCGCGGGTTTCAATCATGCCGAGGGCCACCCCCTGCACAGACGGCTCAGGAGAGGCTGCGACGGACTTGGAGGCGCGACCAGAGCCTGATGAGCCTGAAGACGATGAAGCGCGACGGCTGCTGCTACTCCGTGCCGCCACAGCACGGCTGGAGCCAGACCTTGCAGTGGTGCTGCGACGGGTGGTTGTAGAGCGACTGCTCGCGACCGGAGTCACATCCACAGTGGCTTTAGAGGCTGCCGAATCAGCCGTCGAGGAAACCGCTTTGGATGCAGAACTGGTTGCGGCCCCAGCGGAGGCCTGACCTGAGGCCTTGGCCGTCGTTGAAGTGGTCGAAGCTGCAGCAGCGGCTGCGGAAGAGCGACGACGGGGAGCTGGGGATGCCATGGGGAAAAGTTCTGATGGATGAAATGGAGGGACGGGAAGCGATCAGTTACCCATCCGGCATCCAGTGGTCGATGATTCCACCGATCGTCAGATCCGTGAGCACGGAGCTGTTGGGACATGCAAAACGGGCTGCAGAACCACTGGCGGTGAAAACCCAGTTGCCCTCTCGCGCTCCGACAGGGTCAACAGCAACCAGCTGCTTGCCCTTGTTGTTCTGGAGAATGCGCAGGTGCATGTGATCCAACCCCCCCAGGCGGTAAGAGCAGACCAGTGTCCCCATCACCTGCATGATCTCCATCAGGTCTTCTCTCCTGGCTTGGTGGAGGGGGATGGCTTGGAGGCTGCAGGAGCTGAAGGGGATGCCGACGACGGTTTGGGTGGATCGGGCTCCCAGTGGTCAATGATGCCCACGATGGTGAGATCACTGGGGTAAGACTTGCTGCCTGCAGCTTCGCGGGCGGCGGAACTGCTGACGCAGATCACCCAGTCGCCGGGCTTGGCCCCGACTGCATCGACAGCCACTTTCTTGGTGCTGCCGTCCAGAACCACCTGGAGATGCTTGTGCTCGAAATCCGGAATCCGGTTGGTTGAAACGAGCGGCTTCAGGACCTTGACAATCAGCATGGTCAGTGAGCCTCCTGCTGGACGGGATCGAGTGTGGAACCTACCGCCACCGCCGGGAGAGGCTGGTCACGGTCGCGAATGGTGAGAAGCGTGTGGAGCAGACCTTCGCTGACGAGCGCTGAATAACGCTCATCGATGGCCTTCTGAATTCGATGGCAATCGGCAATGGCACGCTCCCGCGCACCGGGCACCTTGCCTGAATAATCGAAACGCACCACGACCGGAATTGGCAGATCACGGGCGACATTGAGTCCCTTGAAGATTTTCACTCCGACATCAAGATCAGGAGCGCCTTGTTCAACAGTGTCGAGGTGAGCGAAATAGGTGAGGTTGCGCAGATGCACCTCCTTAAAGCCGATGCCGACACCGATGAAGCGCTCTGCATGGCCGGCGTCGGGATAAGCGCCGTGATGAAGCGATCGAACGTAATCCTGCTGGGAGATGTTGCTGACAAGCAATCGTGTGATGAACCGCACCATGCCTTCATCGGGGGCGGATGACACATGGGTCTGAACAGCGGCCTGGACAGCATCCCTGGCCTGCTGCACCGTGAGCGGGGCAGTGCTTTCGTAAAGCGATCTGGCACAGAGCCACTGATCCAGTCGGATCTCTCCGTCCTGATCAGGCACATGAACACGAATGGCATCGGTGTCGGTGTCCAGACCGATCAGAAGCAAATCGACAGAAGCACCACAGCAGAAGCTGTTTTCAACAGCTTCACGGAAGTCATGCAGACGCTGAAGTCCTGAGGATGCGGCCAGAGCGTCGTCGCTGCCATGGGCTGCACAACCCTGATGCGTTGGATCAAGGGAACTGAAGTGATAAGCCACCACCTTCAGGTAACGGGTTGGCGCATGCGCCTCATTCGGAACCTGCTCACGAAAACGGCGATGTTCGGTCTTGATCCAGCGATTGACCGTGTTCTCAACATCGAACATGGCTCCGGCATGGGAGCGCCGGCGCACAGCACTGAAAGGGATCCTCAGCGCATAGGCAATTGTGTGAGCCAGGCGACCATCGGCGCAGGGTGTGACGTCCAGCAGATGAAAACCGCAGTCGAGGAGGAACGCATTGAATTCCTCCGAAGCCCGGCTGCCTGACGCGGCTTCCAGGGGGTCGTCCTGGAAAAAACGTTCACTGAACAGCTGGTGGGACTGGAAGACGCACCATGCAAACAATGCGCGCATGTCGAGAGGTCTCACCCACGACTTCTCAAGGATGTGATCCGGAAGATCGAAACCCAATTCGGCGCGGGCCAGCCGCTGAGCCTGGGCCAGGAAGTCTTGTTCGTGCTGCAGAGCAGAGACCTGCTTCAACAGAGGCACAATCCGATCGAAACGGCCCTTCACCTCCAGCTCGTAAGCCTTGAGGCGTTCATTGGCCGACTGGTCGGTCAGCGGATGGGACTCCACCGACCAGGGAAGGGATGTTCTGCTGAGATTGACGGCAACTGACGTTCGAAGTTCTCCACGCTTCACCCAGCCGGGCTGCTGGGGAGTGGGACGACGACGGTCAGCCTGGGAACGGATGCGTCCGCCTGAGACGGAACCGCCCTTCGGCAAAGCAGCCTTGCCAGATTTCGTCAGGGCCTGGCGGCGCAGAAGAGCCGACTGTCGTGCTGTGCTGCCGGAGGGCGAGCTGACCTCCCCTGATGAGAAGGTTTCAGCATTGGCAGTGTCTTGAGCCAGTGAGGCCTGGAGCTGGCGCCGGGTGGGAGCAGTGGGCGCAAGAGGTCGCCCGCCACGGGAAGGCATGGAGCGAACCATTTGCGAATCAGCCCCTTGCGCCGCCAGAGACGGTGATCAGAGAGCCTTTGTCGGTGTTGCCATGGGATCCGGTCACACGGCAGACAGGCCACTCGGCTTGCTCATTTCGCTTGCGTTCGAAGGGAGCCATCGCACCCATGGGACCAGGACGGCTGGGGTTGCGCCGGCGGGCTGAAGCACCTTCGGTACCGGTGACATGCTCGCCACGGTCCCAGTCATCTCCAGTGACCTTGGTGGAGGAGCCCTCACCCGTCACCCGGGAGGTTGGCTCATCAGCAGGTTCACTGACAACGGCCACAGTGGGCTGGAAGTGCCGGCGCTGAAAATCGCGGTTGTCGAAGCGGAACTGCTCGGTGCCGGTGACCTTGCCGCCGGCCATGTCAAAAGGGCCGGTGATTCGATTGCCTTGTTCATAGGACGTTCCAGTGACGGAACCCTGAGCATCACGCTGCTGTTGAGCAGCGCGAGCTGGTGACGTGACGCTGAAACGGGTCCAGGCAGCACCTTCAGGCGATTGACCATGGGTGTCTGTGCCGGCCGGAGCCTCTGCACCACAGGCTGCAGCCAATTGGTCAGCACCCACGTAGGGAGTGCCGGTCACCGCTTCACAGGCACCACGCTGATCGCCGGTCATCACTCCGCCGACTCCGGGCTGAATGCCGGTCATGGCGGCTGAAGGTGTTCCAGGACGGACAGGTGTGCGTTCTCTGATCGCCTGAACTGCGGGAGTTCCGCAATGCTGGCCTGCTTGCTCAAGCCCGGCGTAGGGCGTTCCGGTC
This genomic window from Synechococcus sp. MIT S9220 contains:
- a CDS encoding CO2 hydration protein, whose protein sequence is MTTTARPQATEPTLPDQEELIRRLLSDTPLLADTPDHLLQVVNVLESYGLVLDAYSCNLVHQGKTQLLNPFPVFRFFHEGLTAKRLWEHLMGDRINFEYAEYCQKAMFWHGTGGMDAYFDSEPFQDVCRRVIALRSKRDPLLRLVNTLYPGFAPEAIRSMTTIYALGLFWRVMSDIFIDLARRYRIGEVACVLDVVHHIRDGLVTAAGNPITYEVMVGGESVWILPPEAGLTFLVDVAVPYVEAVFFRGMPFLGTVSYNAQARQIAADQSLFKYGALYADPLPSMGAGIPPSLCMSDMYRNLPEELSRWYDHHGRAQADAHVQICISFQKSMFCVTNAAIAGTMPNPLDTQDPEQQAANHAYASAWSERLMGCQRVALL
- a CDS encoding NADH-quinone oxidoreductase subunit M; its protein translation is MMLTILLLIPFLGALLICVLPDADSSDNSESVGRSRTFTLVTLAVQCLLSFGLLIPFSAVEPGQQLMEILPWLPQMGLEFSLGVDGLSLPLVLMNGVLCLVAAAASRSVENRPRVYFALLLVISGAVNGAFLAQNLLLFFLFYELELIPLWLLIAIWGGANRAYASTKFLIVTAVSGVLILAAFLGIALVTGSVDFGIRPILTTQMGLTSQLVLMTCLLIGFGIKIPLFPFHTWLPDAHTEASTPVSVLLAGVLLKLGTYGLLRFCLGLFPEAWSVAAPWLAGWAAVSVLYGSLAAIAQTDMKRMVAYSSVGHMGYVLLAAAAATPLALIGALFQMVSHGLISAVLFLAVGVVYERTGTRDLNVLRGLLNPQRGLPLTGTLMIIGVMASAGIPGMAGFISEFLVFKGSFEMFPVATLLSMVGSGLTAVYFLLLVNRAFFGRLAVAPGANQNPKILNQVPFAQQIPALSMSLLILLLGVVPNLLVGLSQPATAQLSELATLVQPGGLS
- a CDS encoding NAD(P)H-quinone oxidoreductase subunit F, producing MTTALSLPLQTAWLIPLYGFAGMLVSLPWAFGWFRRDAHRPPAYLNILLTLLAVVHGSLVLREVMANGPALIGMPWLTVGDLNLEISFSLSLTNVSALELITGLSLLSQIYSLGYLDKEWALARFFALLGFFEGAMSGVVLSDSLFQSYFLLEMLTLSTYLLVGFWYAQPLVVTAARDAFLTKRVGDVMLLMSVVALTAWSGVTSFDDLYSWSAQDTLTPLAATLLGLGLVAGPTGKCAQFPMHLWLDEAMEGPNPASILRNSVVVTCGAIVLLKVMPLLQHAPVTLVVLQVIGTISAVGGSLVSIAQVDIKRTLSYSTTAYLGLVFIAISLQVPVLALLLLYAHAVSKALLSMSVGGVIASTNCQDITELGGLASRMPATTGAFLVGGAGLVGLLPLGGFLCLAQAVELVGARAVVFVPVFLITNALTALNLTRVFRLVFLGPSLAKTRRAAEINWQMALPMVALTVIVVLTPFLLIRLESLDGLLAFPFWAAALVVSSGAAGLIVGALVPLNKAWSRSLNPILRWFQDLLAYDFYTERFYRVTIVNVVATFSQLAGWFDRNVVDGVLHGLARFSLSSAEGLKLSISGQTQSYVLTVIGAIVLLLMSLSWVLQ
- a CDS encoding BMC domain-containing protein; translated protein: MASPAPRRRSSAAAAAASTTSTTAKASGQASAGAATSSASKAVSSTADSAASKATVDVTPVASSRSTTTRRSTTARSGSSRAVAARSSSSRRASSSSGSSGSGRASKSVAASPEPSVQGVALGMIETRGMVPAIEAADAMTKAAEVQLISREYVGGGYVTVMVRGETGAVNAAVRAGADACERVGDGLVAAHIIARPHQEVEPALVPTNVRRRS
- a CDS encoding carboxysome peptide B; the protein is MEIMQVMGTLVCSYRLGGLDHMHLRILQNNKGKQLVAVDPVGAREGNWVFTASGSAARFACPNSSVLTDLTIGGIIDHWMPDG
- a CDS encoding carboxysome peptide A, with product MLIVKVLKPLVSTNRIPDFEHKHLQVVLDGSTKKVAVDAVGAKPGDWVICVSSSAAREAAGSKSYPSDLTIVGIIDHWEPDPPKPSSASPSAPAASKPSPSTKPGEKT
- a CDS encoding carboxysome shell carbonic anhydrase, with product MVRSMPSRGGRPLAPTAPTRRQLQASLAQDTANAETFSSGEVSSPSGSTARQSALLRRQALTKSGKAALPKGGSVSGGRIRSQADRRRPTPQQPGWVKRGELRTSVAVNLSRTSLPWSVESHPLTDQSANERLKAYELEVKGRFDRIVPLLKQVSALQHEQDFLAQAQRLARAELGFDLPDHILEKSWVRPLDMRALFAWCVFQSHQLFSERFFQDDPLEAASGSRASEEFNAFLLDCGFHLLDVTPCADGRLAHTIAYALRIPFSAVRRRSHAGAMFDVENTVNRWIKTEHRRFREQVPNEAHAPTRYLKVVAYHFSSLDPTHQGCAAHGSDDALAASSGLQRLHDFREAVENSFCCGASVDLLLIGLDTDTDAIRVHVPDQDGEIRLDQWLCARSLYESTAPLTVQQARDAVQAAVQTHVSSAPDEGMVRFITRLLVSNISQQDYVRSLHHGAYPDAGHAERFIGVGIGFKEVHLRNLTYFAHLDTVEQGAPDLDVGVKIFKGLNVARDLPIPVVVRFDYSGKVPGARERAIADCHRIQKAIDERYSALVSEGLLHTLLTIRDRDQPLPAVAVGSTLDPVQQEAH